The following is a genomic window from Quadrisphaera sp. RL12-1S.
TCCCCGCCGCCCTGGCTGCCGCTGCCCGAGCGGTGACACCGGTGCGACGAGCAACCCCACCGGGGGCTGCGCGCGTACTCCGGGTGTGCCGCGCGACGACAGCCCCCGCCCTCCCCGCCTGACGAGGACGACGACGAGGGCGGGCGCGGTGCTTGCCGCGTCCGCCGTCGTCGTCGCCCTGCTGGGGGCGGCGGGGTGCGCCGGGGGAGCCGGGGCCGCACTGGTGGGCGCGTCCGTCCCTGCGGTCCCGAGCGACGTCCCACGGGCGGGGCCGACGCCGACGCCGTGCGTGACCCCCACGAGCACGGCCGACCTCGCCTCCTCGCTACCAGGCGACGTGGAGGCGGTGGCGCAGGTGCACGTCACGGGCAGGGCGCTGCCGTCGGGGTTCGGGGCGGGCGACGGGTCGTGGGTGGAGACCAGCGCGGTGGAGCCGCTGCTCGGGAGCTTCCCGCACGGCCTGCGACTGTTCTCTCACCGGCCGCCAGGGACGGGGCCCCTGCCCGAGGGCGAGTACGTGCTGCTGCTCGGCGCCTACGACAACGCCACCGGCGTCTACTTCACGGTGGGCGGGAACCAGGGCGCCTACGCCCTGCGGGATGACGGGCTGCTGCACCAGCGTTGCGTGGTGCTCCCGGGGGATGCCGGTCCTGCCGAGACGGCGGGCGGCATCAGCCGCGACCAGCTGCTCGCCCTCGTCGAGGGGCTGGGACCAGGTCCGCGGACCGGCGTCAGCGCCGGGACCTCAGCACGCGACTGACGAGCAGCCGGGGGAGGCCCAGGCGCGCTTCCTGCCAGGAGCCGAACAGCGGCTCCGGGGGCTCCGGGACCCGCTGGACCTCGCCGTCGACCGCCACCTCCAGCCACCGCCGCTGCCGGCCGTCGGGGCACGGCTGCGTGACCTCGCGCGAGCGGCCGTGGAGGTGCCCTGCCGCGAGGGCGACGAACGACGGGGCGACCTCGTCGACCTCCCCCTCGTCCACCTCGAACTCCAGCCGGGTGAAGCCGCCGGAGAGCTCGAGGGCGAGGATCCCCGCGCCCCAGATCGTCACGGCGGCCCAGCGCGCCGCCTCGTCGTCGTCCTGGGGGTGGCTCAGCCGCAGCAGCACGGTCGGGTCGTGCGGACCGACCCCACCCCGCTCGTCGAGCCGGTCACGCGCGTCCCGAGCGGCCACGCCCTCGGTCCCGAGCGCGGCCTGCGCCACCGCGCTGACGATCAGGTCCCCGTAGGCCTGGCGCGCCTGCGCGCGCGAGCGCTCGCGGCGCTCGCGGCGGGTGCCCGCGCGGGCGGGACGGGCGGGGTCGCTCACCGAGGCTCACCCGCGGGAGGACGGTCCAGCAGCGCCGTGGCCGTCGCCTCGACCTCGACCACCCGGTCCGGGACCGCCAGACGAGGGACGCCGAGCACGCTGATCGAGGGAGCAGCTCCGGCGTCCCGCAGCCGCGACGCGAGCTCGCGGACGCTCACCGACACCGCGTGGGCGTCGGTGGTGCGGATCTGCAGGTGCTCGACGTCGGCCAGGGACATCCCCTCTGCCGACAGCTGCCGGCGCGCGTCGTCGAGGCACCGGTGGAGCTGGGAGGGCACACCGTCGTCGCCGTCGTCGCTGCCGTTCGCGGGTGCCGCCGGCCGGCACGTGACCGTCACCGTGCGGGGGAAGGGCCACTGCCGCTCGGGAGCACCGGGCTCCTCCGTCGCCGGCAGGTGCCGTCCCTCGAGGAGGTCGAGCACCACGGCCAGGTCACCAGCAGGCACTGCCAGCTGCACCCCGGCTCCCGCGGTGGTGCTGACCGTCACGAGCCGGCACCGCGCGTCGAAGCGCAGGCTGGTGAGCCACCCTGCGCGCTGCACGCCGTCACGGTCCACGGCGTCGACGTCGACGACGAAGGCCGGCAGCGTCCGGAGGCGCAGGCCCTTCCAGTACAGGCCCAGCGCGACTCGGCCGGGACTGACGATTGCGCGCCCGACCCGCCACCGTCGCGACAGCTGCGGGTGCTCGCCTCCCACCACGCGGGCCCAGCACTCGAACGACCACGCCGCGCCGCCGTCGGGGGAGCCGGTCCTGCGGGATCTGACGAGGTGGGCGGTCGCCATGGAGGTGAGGAGCGCGGCTCCCACCGTCAGGGGCAGGCGCCACAGGAGCTCGACGCCGACGCTGGTCCACTCCACGCGCGGTCCCCCTCACCGACGGCTGCACCGCCCGGCGATCATGCCGGAGCACCTGCACGCCGGTCACCACCAGCGACTCGGGTGGATCAGCGCCGTCACAGCGCGGCACGGCGTGCACGTCGTCGCTGCGCCAGCCCTGCGCAGCCAGGGGTCAGCACCCGCAGGCACGGTGTGCCGCGGGGATGTCGGGGACCAGGTCGTCACCGGGGTCGTCGTCCGGGGGTGGAGTGGCGAGCACGAGCTGCTCCGCTCTCCGCCGGGTGGTCTCGGCGACCGCCCGGCGCGGGTTGGTCACCCACCGGTGCAGCGGGTCGATGCTCATGGGAGGCCGCACCTGGGGCACCCCGTCGACCATCCGCACGTCCCACACACCGAGGGTCACCAAGACGTGGTGCCGACCGCACAGCAGCACCCCGGAATCGACGTCCGTGGGACCTCCCTCGGCCCAGGCGTGCACGTGGTGCGCTTCGAGCCACCCGGGCGGGGCGGTGCAGCCGGGGACGATGCACCCGCCGTCGCGGGCGAGCATCGCGCGCCGCTGGGCCGGGCTGAACAGGCGCACCGCGCGTCCGAGCGCCAGGACGGCGGCGTCAGCGCCCTGGCAGGACAGCGTCACGGTGTGCATGAGCGCGCTGCACGCCAGGTGCTGGAGCTGGGTGGTGGTCAGCGACCGGCGGGTGGTCTCGTTGGTGGCGCGCCCGGAGCCGGGGACGCCCGTCACCTGGCCGTCGGTGGCGGTGACGATGATGCGCGGGGGCTCACCACCGCGCGTCTCGTCGGAGCTGCGGCCCAGGCGGGTGAGGAGCGCGAGGGCGTCGGCCCGGCGCTGGGGGGCCGTCCGCTCGTCGCGCACGGCGACGGCGGGCCGGCTCGGGCGGGCGGTGCCGCCGTCGTCGTCCACACCGGGGAGCGGGACGTCGGCCGTGTCGTCGAGGGCGCTGGCGCGGGAGGGGTCGGCGAGGGGGGCGCGCACCGTGGGGTCGGGCTTGGACAGGTGGTCGATCGCGGCCTTGAACTCCGCACCGACGATGGCGTCGAGGTGACCGCGGACGTCGACCGAGCCGTCGTCGTGGACGGTCAGGGACAGGTAGCGCTTGTCGACGTCGTCGGGGTCGAAGCCGCGGTCGGCGCGGTCGGGGTCGAGCGTCTGCGCCAGCACCTCGCAGGCGATGGCGGCCTGCGGGTGGGTCAGGCCGGGGAGGGTCCGCGCGAGCACGTCGTCCGCCTCGGCGGCGCAGGCGCGCTGGATCCGCCGGGGCAGCGACTCGACCGTGCGGCGGGCCAGGGAGGCGACGTCGGTGGAGATGCGGCCGCGGGCGTGCTCCTCGCCGACCCGTCCCAGACCCTCCCCGGCGGAGGGACCCGCCACCGGCCCGGCGGGGGTGGCGTCGTCCGCGCCGTCCGTGCCGTCCGCGCGCAGCGGCGCCACCGGGGCGGTGAGGGCCTTCGCCAGGCGCACCTCGGAGCTCGCGCGGCGGGCCTCCGCCCCGGTGTGGGTGATGAGCAGGTCGGTGGGCGACGTGGCACCGACCGCGGTGAGGTCCTCGGGAGTGAAGCTGGCGGTGAGGAGCAGCAGCGCCGCGTCGATGACGTGGCGCAGCTCGGCGGCGAGGGTCAGCGCCTCCACGCGCTGGTGGGGGCCGACCGAGGCGAGGTAGCGGGCGGCGTCGACGGCGGCGTCCACGGCCGCGCGGGCGGTGGAGAGGGCGTCGGCGAGCGGACCGGACAGCGGCAGCGGGGGCAGGTCGAGCAGCGGGGCGTCGTCGTCGTGGGGGTGCGACGGCGCGGGACCGGCGCCGAGCGCGCCCGGGGCCAGCGGCTCGGACTCCCACACCTCCCCGCCGCCCAGACCGTCAGCACCGGGGGCGCCCTCGTGGGGCGTCTCGGTGCCGTTCCAGGTCATGCCGAGAACGCTAGGGGTCACCACCGACAGTCGAACGTGCGTGCATCGTGCCTGCACAGAGCGGTGATCACCGCAAGTCGAGATCCACCTGACCGGCGCACTGTGTGGCGCTCGGTGACGGCTGCAGGAGCTCGGTGCGCCGCGCGGGGGTGACCTCCGCCGCGGTCTCGGATGCACGGCAGCACGGGTGCCTCAGCACACTCCTGGCATGTCCAGCGGATCGTCGCCGAGGTGGCTGGACCTGGGGCCGGGTGAGGTCCTCCTCCGCTCTGCTGGCGCCAACCGCTCGACGGGGACCGCCACCTGGGCACTGCTC
Proteins encoded in this region:
- a CDS encoding RidA family protein, with product MEWTSVGVELLWRLPLTVGAALLTSMATAHLVRSRRTGSPDGGAAWSFECWARVVGGEHPQLSRRWRVGRAIVSPGRVALGLYWKGLRLRTLPAFVVDVDAVDRDGVQRAGWLTSLRFDARCRLVTVSTTAGAGVQLAVPAGDLAVVLDLLEGRHLPATEEPGAPERQWPFPRTVTVTCRPAAPANGSDDGDDGVPSQLHRCLDDARRQLSAEGMSLADVEHLQIRTTDAHAVSVSVRELASRLRDAGAAPSISVLGVPRLAVPDRVVEVEATATALLDRPPAGEPR
- a CDS encoding HNH endonuclease signature motif containing protein, whose product is MTWNGTETPHEGAPGADGLGGGEVWESEPLAPGALGAGPAPSHPHDDDAPLLDLPPLPLSGPLADALSTARAAVDAAVDAARYLASVGPHQRVEALTLAAELRHVIDAALLLLTASFTPEDLTAVGATSPTDLLITHTGAEARRASSEVRLAKALTAPVAPLRADGTDGADDATPAGPVAGPSAGEGLGRVGEEHARGRISTDVASLARRTVESLPRRIQRACAAEADDVLARTLPGLTHPQAAIACEVLAQTLDPDRADRGFDPDDVDKRYLSLTVHDDGSVDVRGHLDAIVGAEFKAAIDHLSKPDPTVRAPLADPSRASALDDTADVPLPGVDDDGGTARPSRPAVAVRDERTAPQRRADALALLTRLGRSSDETRGGEPPRIIVTATDGQVTGVPGSGRATNETTRRSLTTTQLQHLACSALMHTVTLSCQGADAAVLALGRAVRLFSPAQRRAMLARDGGCIVPGCTAPPGWLEAHHVHAWAEGGPTDVDSGVLLCGRHHVLVTLGVWDVRMVDGVPQVRPPMSIDPLHRWVTNPRRAVAETTRRRAEQLVLATPPPDDDPGDDLVPDIPAAHRACGC